The following coding sequences are from one Candidatus Nitrohelix vancouverensis window:
- a CDS encoding chloride channel protein encodes MSTTEPASQKYRQKFRQLIRKALLLDPHLLVLAALIGLLAGLASTAFRWMIHFVDSIFSGESLALIGITGSILPFVIPLIPMMGGLAIGVICHFFPDAVKENGVHQVMHMVALKNGRIRPRTILSASTTSAITIGSGGSAGREGPTVQIGAAVGSLIGQWLHVSTDRMRVLVGCGAAAGIAASFNAPLAGVLFAMEIILGDFTIHTFSPIVIASVIGTVTGRALEGNAVTFEVPFHELVSHTEIIFYLILGLLCGLVASLFSTTYFKSSEFFEERVNIPKILKPALGGLIVGLMSIAVPQVLGNGYDAMGQALNGQMFWGLALALVFLKILATAITLGSGGMGGIFAPSLFIGAMTGSVFGAVIHSISPQFTASPETYAVVGMGAVAGAVMQAPLTNILMLFELTNDYTLILPIMATCIVSTYVFRGRGKISIYIEYLLRKGINIKHGREVSILNAIKVKDVMTKEITTIPEGMTFRRILETVSYSKSLYFPVVNQQGDVTGILSFSDLREVFFEEGLDDLVIASTLATHEVVYLHPNQNLNEAMEQFARLDIEQLPVSPEDNPRKVIGMINRGDVVAAYNREVLVHKFER; translated from the coding sequence ATGTCGACCACCGAACCTGCAAGCCAGAAATACAGACAGAAATTTCGCCAGCTGATAAGAAAAGCGCTGCTTCTGGACCCGCATTTACTGGTCCTCGCGGCATTGATCGGATTGCTCGCAGGTCTGGCATCCACCGCTTTTCGGTGGATGATCCATTTTGTCGATTCAATATTCTCAGGAGAGAGCCTTGCCTTAATCGGAATCACAGGATCGATCCTGCCCTTTGTGATCCCGCTGATTCCAATGATGGGCGGGCTGGCGATCGGCGTCATCTGTCATTTCTTTCCAGATGCCGTCAAAGAAAACGGCGTTCATCAGGTCATGCATATGGTGGCTCTGAAAAACGGCAGAATCCGACCGCGCACCATTCTTTCAGCTTCCACCACTTCAGCGATCACCATTGGTTCCGGCGGTTCGGCGGGACGAGAAGGCCCGACCGTGCAGATTGGAGCCGCCGTCGGTTCTTTGATAGGCCAATGGCTTCACGTTTCAACAGATCGAATGCGCGTTCTCGTTGGATGCGGCGCGGCGGCGGGTATTGCCGCCTCGTTCAACGCTCCGCTGGCAGGGGTGTTGTTCGCCATGGAAATCATTCTCGGCGATTTCACGATTCACACCTTCAGCCCCATCGTCATCGCTTCCGTCATCGGCACCGTCACCGGACGGGCGCTGGAGGGCAACGCGGTGACTTTCGAGGTTCCCTTTCACGAGCTGGTCAGCCACACCGAAATTATTTTTTATCTGATCCTTGGCCTTTTGTGCGGACTGGTCGCCAGCTTGTTCTCGACCACCTACTTCAAGTCCTCTGAATTTTTTGAGGAACGAGTCAACATTCCTAAAATTCTCAAACCCGCGCTGGGCGGTTTGATCGTTGGTCTCATGTCCATCGCCGTTCCGCAGGTACTCGGCAATGGCTACGACGCCATGGGGCAGGCCCTCAACGGACAAATGTTCTGGGGACTGGCTCTGGCCCTGGTGTTTCTGAAAATACTTGCGACCGCCATAACGCTTGGTTCCGGGGGCATGGGAGGCATCTTCGCTCCGTCTCTTTTCATCGGCGCGATGACAGGTTCGGTTTTTGGCGCGGTCATTCACAGTATCTCGCCGCAGTTCACGGCATCGCCGGAAACTTACGCGGTGGTTGGTATGGGCGCCGTCGCCGGCGCGGTCATGCAGGCTCCCTTGACCAATATCCTGATGCTGTTTGAACTGACCAACGATTACACGCTGATCCTGCCGATCATGGCGACCTGCATCGTATCGACTTATGTTTTTCGCGGTCGGGGTAAAATATCGATTTATATAGAATATCTCCTGCGCAAGGGGATCAACATCAAGCACGGTCGCGAAGTCTCCATCCTCAATGCCATCAAGGTGAAGGATGTCATGACCAAAGAAATCACGACGATACCGGAAGGAATGACTTTCCGTCGCATTCTGGAAACGGTATCCTATTCCAAAAGTCTGTACTTCCCCGTCGTGAATCAGCAAGGCGACGTGACTGGCATCTTGTCGTTTTCCGATCTCAGGGAAGTGTTTTTTGAAGAAGGTCTCGACGACCTCGTTATCGCCAGCACTTTGGCGACGCATGAAGTCGTCTACCTGCACCCGAACCAGAACCTCAACGAAGCGATGGAACAGTTCGCGCGTCTGGACATCGAGCAACTCCCGGTTTCGCCTGAAGATAATCCCCGCAAGGTCATCGGCATGATCAATCGCGGCGACGTGGTCGCGGCTTACAATCGGGAAGTTCTGGTTCATAAATTTGAAAGATAA
- a CDS encoding ribulose-phosphate 3-epimerase, which produces MIKIAPSILSADFARLGDEIKAVEDAGADWIHVDVMDGHFVPNITIGPPVVESLRKVTQLPLDVHLMIENADAYIKDFASAGADILTVHVEACPHLHRTIQHIKEQGVRAGVVLNPATSLSNLEEVLHDVDMVLLMSVNPGFGGQSYIPSMTDKISNMRDIMNQYEHEYDLEVDGGVKPSNVAEVLEAGANVIVAGSAIFNSKNYKKAIKALRGS; this is translated from the coding sequence ATGATTAAAATTGCTCCATCCATTTTATCCGCTGACTTTGCAAGATTGGGGGATGAGATAAAAGCCGTTGAAGATGCCGGCGCAGACTGGATTCATGTTGACGTGATGGACGGACATTTTGTGCCGAATATTACGATTGGGCCGCCGGTCGTGGAAAGTTTGAGAAAAGTGACCCAGCTTCCTCTGGACGTTCATTTGATGATCGAAAATGCGGACGCTTATATCAAGGATTTTGCATCTGCAGGCGCGGATATTTTAACGGTGCACGTCGAGGCTTGCCCGCATTTGCATCGCACGATCCAGCACATTAAAGAACAGGGCGTGCGCGCGGGGGTTGTGCTCAATCCGGCGACGTCGCTGTCCAATCTTGAAGAGGTCTTGCACGACGTGGACATGGTGTTGTTGATGTCGGTCAATCCGGGATTCGGCGGCCAGAGTTATATTCCTTCGATGACGGACAAGATCAGCAATATGCGCGATATCATGAACCAGTACGAGCATGAGTATGATCTGGAAGTGGACGGCGGCGTGAAGCCTTCCAATGTAGCAGAAGTGCTGGAAGCTGGGGCGAACGTCATTGTTGCGGGATCGGCGATCTTCAACAGCAAAAACTACAAAAAAGCCATCAAGGCTTTGCGAGGTTCCTGA
- the motA gene encoding flagellar motor stator protein MotA: MGVIVGLCVVFGCVVGGYLMAHGALGILWQPAEFVIIFGAAFGVFIITSSGQVMKNVLHSMKGMLSARHYTEKDYMELLQVLNSVFSVVKKQGLVALEAHLDKPQKSPIFARHKNFLKNEHALHLTTDSFRMLCSSKMEAHQLDSLMEAEIDAYHEEMMASSKNVANIGDSLPGLGIVAAVLGVVITMQKINEPPEVLGHHIGAALVGTFIGILGAYGVVGPLAKKMEWMADQEKEYLNILRYIIVGFVGGLQPQICIEFGRIMIPEPARPTFLKAEKILKN, from the coding sequence ATGGGAGTTATTGTCGGACTGTGCGTGGTGTTTGGTTGCGTGGTCGGGGGCTATTTGATGGCCCACGGCGCCTTGGGCATTCTGTGGCAACCGGCTGAATTTGTCATTATTTTCGGAGCCGCCTTCGGCGTCTTCATCATCACCTCCTCCGGTCAGGTGATGAAAAACGTGCTTCACAGTATGAAGGGCATGCTGTCGGCGCGGCATTACACCGAAAAAGACTACATGGAACTGTTGCAGGTTTTGAACAGCGTTTTCAGCGTGGTTAAAAAGCAGGGACTGGTCGCGCTCGAAGCCCATCTCGACAAACCGCAAAAGAGCCCCATCTTCGCCCGTCACAAAAATTTCCTGAAGAACGAACACGCTCTACATCTTACAACCGACTCGTTCCGCATGCTCTGCTCTTCCAAAATGGAAGCGCATCAACTCGACAGCCTGATGGAAGCCGAAATCGACGCCTATCACGAAGAGATGATGGCCTCTTCTAAAAACGTCGCCAATATCGGCGACTCCCTCCCGGGACTGGGCATCGTCGCGGCGGTTCTCGGCGTTGTCATCACCATGCAGAAGATCAATGAACCGCCCGAAGTGCTGGGACATCATATCGGCGCCGCTCTGGTCGGAACCTTTATCGGCATCCTCGGCGCTTATGGAGTCGTTGGACCGCTGGCGAAAAAAATGGAATGGATGGCGGATCAGGAAAAAGAATATCTAAATATCCTGCGCTATATCATCGTAGGCTTTGTCGGTGGACTGCAACCGCAAATCTGCATCGAGTTCGGACGCATCATGATTCCCGAACCGGCGCGCCCGACATTCCTTAAAGCTGAAAAAATCTTAAAAAACTGA
- a CDS encoding FAD:protein FMN transferase — protein sequence MKIPTSGNNVVVDTKYIVVHKLERFLTLKTIALFLLLTFLSACGDGNGDLHRRTQILMGTLVEIIISERTPEQSNDASSKAFDEMQRIENLFSSHLPDSEISRINQNAGGDWVAISKETQEVLKRALYWSQKSEGAFDPTIGAAAALWNLEEIPKALPSPGTLEEAASLIDYRKLELKDGKARLTAKGMSLHLGAIGKGYAVDRAIEALKEAGVEAALVNAGGDLAVFGKRKGQPWRIGLQHPRHPEKMIAALSLENQSMATSGDYQKYFMFEGKRYHHILNPKTGSPATEASIVSATVITKSVMDADALATALFVMGPQKGIELANALDSAEAMIITEGGTTFFSENFKYQPDFIYRGFEAGNVH from the coding sequence TTGAAGATCCCAACTTCCGGCAACAACGTCGTCGTAGATACGAAATATATAGTGGTTCACAAACTTGAAAGATTTTTAACATTGAAAACCATCGCCCTTTTTTTGCTTCTGACCTTCCTCTCCGCCTGTGGCGATGGGAACGGCGATCTGCACCGTCGCACGCAAATACTGATGGGAACGCTTGTCGAGATCATCATCAGCGAGCGGACTCCCGAGCAGTCCAACGATGCCTCCAGCAAGGCCTTCGACGAAATGCAACGCATCGAAAACCTGTTCAGTTCGCATCTGCCCGACTCCGAAATCTCCCGCATCAACCAGAACGCCGGAGGCGACTGGGTGGCGATTTCCAAAGAAACGCAGGAGGTTCTCAAACGCGCTTTGTACTGGTCTCAAAAATCAGAAGGAGCCTTCGACCCCACGATCGGAGCGGCGGCGGCCTTATGGAATCTGGAAGAAATTCCAAAAGCGCTCCCCTCTCCCGGAACTTTGGAAGAAGCCGCGTCTCTTATTGACTACCGCAAACTCGAGCTGAAGGACGGCAAGGCGCGATTGACAGCGAAAGGAATGTCTCTGCATCTTGGAGCCATCGGAAAAGGCTATGCGGTGGATCGCGCCATTGAAGCGTTGAAAGAGGCGGGCGTTGAAGCGGCGCTGGTGAATGCCGGAGGCGACCTCGCCGTGTTCGGCAAACGCAAGGGGCAACCCTGGCGCATCGGACTACAACACCCGCGTCACCCGGAAAAAATGATCGCCGCCCTGTCTCTGGAAAATCAGTCGATGGCGACCTCTGGCGACTATCAAAAATATTTTATGTTCGAAGGCAAACGCTATCACCACATTCTCAACCCGAAAACCGGATCGCCTGCGACTGAGGCTTCCATCGTTTCGGCGACAGTGATAACGAAATCGGTGATGGACGCCGATGCGCTGGCAACGGCTTTATTTGTTATGGGACCGCAAAAAGGAATTGAACTGGCGAATGCATTGGACTCCGCTGAAGCGATGATCATCACGGAGGGAGGGACAACCTTTTTTTCAGAAAATTTCAAATACCAACCCGACTTTATTTATCGCGGGTTTGAAGCGGGCAACGTTCATTAG
- a CDS encoding DnaJ domain-containing protein: MKKYFEILQASPDASLQEIKRAYRERVKAWHPDRFPAVSPRLQKKAHEQLSLINEAYRALEQHHLSEGVAESESTRSHSRQATPSETPVEDGGLNIDPLRACEQFRVFTWENGDRYEGETLDNQMHGLGIYSYSTGGSYQGEFSRGKPHGMGELRLPGGDVYRGEFHLDQIQGRGVYSYANGDHYEGSFANGQPHGHGVYTLASGSRYSGQWQNGVFSG; this comes from the coding sequence ATGAAAAAATATTTCGAAATTTTACAGGCCTCTCCCGATGCGTCCCTGCAAGAGATCAAACGGGCTTATCGGGAGCGGGTCAAGGCCTGGCATCCCGACCGCTTCCCTGCGGTTTCGCCGCGCCTGCAAAAAAAAGCGCACGAGCAATTGAGTCTGATTAACGAAGCCTACCGGGCGCTCGAACAGCATCATTTGTCTGAAGGGGTGGCTGAATCGGAATCGACAAGGAGTCATTCCAGACAGGCGACGCCTTCGGAAACTCCTGTCGAAGACGGTGGCTTGAATATTGATCCCTTGCGCGCTTGTGAACAGTTTCGAGTTTTTACCTGGGAGAATGGCGACCGCTATGAAGGCGAAACGCTGGACAACCAGATGCATGGATTGGGCATTTACAGCTATTCAACGGGCGGTAGCTATCAGGGCGAATTTTCCAGAGGAAAACCCCACGGTATGGGGGAGTTGAGATTACCCGGCGGCGATGTGTACCGGGGAGAGTTTCATCTGGATCAGATACAGGGGCGCGGCGTCTATTCATATGCAAACGGAGATCATTATGAAGGCTCGTTTGCCAATGGGCAACCGCATGGTCACGGCGTCTATACCCTGGCTTCAGGCAGTCGCTACAGCGGACAATGGCAAAACGGCGTTTTTTCTGGCTGA
- a CDS encoding cyclic nucleotide-binding domain-containing protein: protein MKELSKDELLGLIYKINFFKTFTPEEKFKLADIRSHLVSYVPNAFILIEGDPGDALYILLKGQVYITKSNSPGVRLAELVPGAIFGEVSFLSHRPRLTNVRADAKVLALRIDPEFLEVVGPEIAWKVKDQLLTAMVDKLDRMNLVFQEAKRRIPGDEWYKRVL from the coding sequence ATGAAAGAACTCAGCAAGGATGAACTTCTCGGTTTAATTTACAAGATTAATTTCTTCAAGACTTTCACCCCGGAAGAAAAATTCAAACTGGCGGATATCCGAAGCCACCTGGTGTCTTACGTTCCCAACGCTTTCATTCTCATTGAAGGCGACCCGGGTGATGCCCTCTATATATTACTCAAAGGCCAGGTCTATATCACCAAAAGCAACAGTCCGGGCGTGCGGCTTGCCGAGCTGGTTCCCGGCGCGATTTTTGGCGAGGTATCCTTTCTTTCACATCGACCGCGTTTGACCAATGTGCGAGCGGACGCCAAGGTGCTGGCGTTGAGGATTGACCCGGAATTTTTAGAGGTCGTGGGGCCGGAAATTGCCTGGAAAGTTAAGGATCAATTGTTGACGGCGATGGTGGACAAGCTCGATCGAATGAATCTGGTTTTTCAGGAGGCGAAACGACGCATCCCCGGCGACGAATGGTACAAGCGGGTTTTATAA
- a CDS encoding OmpA family protein: MATINDPKLINKIVLQYHQGDSIEKICDQYSIQQDQFEFWLHQHKAHAWRIFSPDFLKSLGGRSPEEEEATPQIIQQIIIKKKKGGHGGGHHGGSWKVAYADFVTAMMAFFLLMWLINMVPAETKGGLSEYFTDPEKFLASGGSLATATSNPMPDPNGVSAQDALMGNASPDAMNDIQKMAQRAKISMLAENIRRDVNEKFNHLKGQILMEPVGDGLRIQILDRDNLALFDPGSTELNKRGRQMVRMLSENIKGLSNKLIVEGHTDASAFRGSRSKNWDLSVLRAVAARQEFEKNGVDKSYFEKVVGYADTQPYNPQNLLDPMNRRISIIVRK, translated from the coding sequence ATGGCCACCATCAACGATCCCAAATTGATCAATAAAATCGTCCTGCAGTACCATCAGGGGGACAGTATTGAAAAAATTTGCGATCAGTACAGCATTCAGCAAGATCAATTCGAATTCTGGCTCCATCAGCACAAGGCCCATGCCTGGCGGATTTTTTCTCCTGATTTTTTAAAATCGCTCGGCGGGCGTTCACCGGAAGAGGAAGAAGCGACACCGCAAATCATTCAGCAAATCATCATCAAAAAGAAAAAAGGCGGGCATGGCGGCGGGCATCACGGCGGTTCCTGGAAAGTCGCATACGCTGATTTCGTCACCGCGATGATGGCGTTCTTTCTACTGATGTGGCTGATCAACATGGTTCCAGCGGAAACCAAGGGCGGACTCTCCGAATACTTTACCGACCCGGAAAAATTCCTCGCCAGCGGCGGCAGTCTTGCCACAGCCACTAGCAACCCGATGCCGGACCCAAACGGCGTGTCTGCGCAAGACGCTCTCATGGGCAACGCTTCGCCGGACGCAATGAATGACATTCAGAAAATGGCTCAACGCGCCAAGATATCCATGCTTGCGGAAAACATCCGTCGCGACGTCAATGAAAAGTTCAATCACCTGAAAGGTCAAATCCTCATGGAACCCGTCGGCGATGGCTTGAGGATTCAAATACTCGACCGCGACAATCTGGCCCTTTTCGATCCGGGAAGCACCGAATTGAATAAGAGGGGACGTCAAATGGTGCGCATGCTTTCTGAAAATATCAAAGGACTCAGCAATAAATTAATTGTCGAGGGACATACCGACGCTTCGGCATTTCGCGGGAGTCGATCCAAAAACTGGGACTTGTCTGTCTTGCGTGCAGTTGCGGCGCGCCAGGAGTTTGAGAAAAATGGAGTGGATAAATCCTATTTCGAAAAAGTCGTCGGCTATGCGGACACTCAGCCCTACAATCCCCAAAATCTCCTCGACCCCATGAATCGCCGCATCAGCATCATTGTCAGGAAATAA
- a CDS encoding KpsF/GutQ family sugar-phosphate isomerase, whose translation MDQKDTEIIAAGQRVLDIESRSILQVRDRLGEDFAHVVRKIDASESPLIVTGLGKSGIIGSKIAATFSSIGIPALFLHAAEASHGDLGIIAKHSLVLAISNSGETEELIKILPAMGRLNCTLVAMTGNANSTLAQRSDFLLNTSVDEEACGKDLVPTSSTTATLALGDALAMALLALRGFKEEDFAVNHPGGSLGKKLLMTVNDLMHAGSAAPIVSEQADIFAVLKEMSAKRFGTTFVVSENGDLSGVITDGDLRRLIEKKQDISRVLAREMMGSRPKTIQRDNLATKAAFLMEQHSITALAVTEDGKKIEGILHLHDLLKAGII comes from the coding sequence ATGGATCAGAAGGACACCGAAATCATAGCGGCGGGACAGCGCGTTCTGGATATCGAATCGCGTTCCATTCTGCAAGTCCGGGACCGCCTCGGCGAAGATTTTGCCCATGTGGTGCGCAAAATCGACGCCTCTGAATCGCCTTTGATTGTGACGGGGCTGGGCAAGTCCGGCATCATCGGCTCCAAGATTGCCGCGACCTTTTCGAGCATCGGCATTCCGGCTCTGTTCCTGCACGCCGCCGAGGCCAGTCACGGCGATTTGGGCATCATCGCCAAGCACAGTCTGGTTCTGGCGATCTCGAATAGCGGTGAAACTGAAGAATTGATAAAAATACTGCCGGCGATGGGGCGGCTCAATTGCACGCTGGTGGCGATGACGGGCAACGCAAATTCTACGCTCGCGCAACGCAGTGATTTTCTCCTGAACACTTCTGTGGATGAGGAGGCTTGCGGTAAAGATCTGGTGCCGACTTCCAGCACGACGGCGACTCTGGCGCTGGGCGACGCTCTGGCGATGGCTCTGCTGGCGCTTCGCGGCTTCAAGGAAGAGGATTTTGCAGTCAACCATCCCGGCGGCAGTCTGGGCAAGAAATTATTGATGACGGTGAACGACCTGATGCACGCCGGGTCTGCAGCGCCCATCGTGTCCGAGCAGGCGGATATTTTTGCGGTTTTGAAGGAGATGAGCGCCAAACGCTTCGGCACGACCTTCGTCGTTTCTGAAAACGGCGATTTGAGCGGCGTCATCACCGACGGCGACTTGCGTCGCTTGATCGAAAAGAAACAGGATATTTCCCGGGTTCTGGCGCGCGAGATGATGGGTTCGCGTCCGAAGACGATCCAGCGCGACAATCTGGCGACCAAGGCCGCGTTTTTAATGGAACAACATTCCATCACGGCGCTCGCCGTGACGGAGGATGGAAAAAAAATAGAAGGCATCCTGCATTTGCATGATTTGTTGAAAGCGGGAATCATTTGA